The segment TGCCCGATTGCCTACCCGAACCCGGCCTCCTTGGGGTCTGACCGCCTTTGCAACGTAATCGCTTTGCGTGACCGCGGCTACAAGGATGCTATAGTGGTGGACATGGGTACGGCGACGACTTTCGACGTGATGAAGGATGGCGGTTTTGCCGGCGGTATCATCATTCCGGGTATCAGCGCCAGTTTGGATGTGTTGACCGAGAAGGCGGCCCGCTTGATGCCGGTGAGCATCGAATGGCCCGACCATGTGATTGCGAATAATACCGACGATGCCATCCGTGCAGGTCTTTTGTACGGGTTCATGGCGGAACTCGAATCGCTGGTTGAAAAGATCAAGGCCGAAATGGGGCGCAAAAAGGTTCCCGTGTTTGCGACAGGTGGCTGGGGCCAGATGGTCATGGGCCACAGCAAGGTTATCGATACATATGACCCTTATTTGACCCTGAACGGCGTGCGGCTTGTGGCCCTGCGCGGTAATGGAGCTGCCGAAATCGAACGTGATTCGGATGACGAATAATTCTATTGTGCCTAGAAAAAAAGGCGGTATTCGGGATGTGCTCGTAGTTGCACTCCCGATGCTTTTATCGATGTCTTTCGATACGTTCATGACGTTTATCGACCGACTCTTCCTTTCTAAACTTGGACCTGCCGAAATGAATGCGGCACTGGGTGCGGGTGCCGTGCAACTTGCGCTTACGATGTTCTTTACGGGGGCTATCAGTTACACGACGGCAATGGTGGCGCAACGCCTGGGGGCGAAAAAGCGCTGGGATTGTTCGCGCGTATTTATGCAGGCGGTTTACCTCTCGCTGGTATGTGTGCCGCTTTTGTACCTGACGATTCCGGTGGGGCATTTCGCTTTCGGGCTGGAGCATTTGCCGGCAGACCAGCTGGAATACCAGAAGACTTATTTTAACATCTTGATGTTCGGTGGCGCAATTACGCTGGTGCGCAATGCGGCGCCGTGTTTCTTTAGCGGGATTGGCGAGACGAAGGTCGTGATGCAGGCGGCGTTCGTCGGCATGATTGTGAACGTCGTCTGTAATTTTGTGCTGATTTTCGGTATGGGCCCGATACCGGCGCTTGGTGTAGCGGGTGCGGCCTACGGAACGCTTATCGGGAATGCGGTATCGACCATTATCTTGTTTGCAAAGTTCTTCGGAAATTCGTGCCACAGGCGGTTCCGCACGCGCTACGCATTTGCCTTCAGTTGGCCGCTCTGCCGTGAACTGCTGCGGAAGGGCATTCCTTCGGGCGTTGAGATGTTCTTGAACATGTCGGCGTTCCAGTTGCTTATCCTGATGTTCCATGCGCTCGGGCCTGCGGCGGCGACGGCCTCTTCGGTGATGTTCAACTGGGACATGGTGGCGTACGTGCCATTGATGGGGCTCGAAGTCGCGTCTACTAGCCTCGTGGGGCGTTACGTGGGCGCGAAGGACGGCGCGGCCGCTAACAGGTCTACTTATTCGGGGCTCCGCCTAGGATGGGGCTATTCGTTAATTATCGGCGTGCTGTTTATCTTTTTGCCGGGAGTGCTTACGGACGTGTTCCAGCCCGATGCTGCAGGTGCTTCGGCAGAAGCGCTCGCAATTTTTGCGGAGGCCCGCCCGATGGGCATGTTCATGTTGCGCTTTGCTGCACTCTACATCTTTGTGGAGGTTCTCCTTGTAATATATGCGGGTGCGTTGCGCGGTGCGGGCGATACGTTCTGGGTAATGGTCGCAAGCGCCTTGATGAACTGGTTTGTCGCCCTTGCGCTCTATGTTTCTGCCTACGTATTCGATTTGCCTGCACACCATGCATGGATTGCGGTTGTTGCCGTTTATAGCACGGCGCCGCTTATTTTCTGGTGGCGCTGGAAAAGCGGCAAATGGCGTAAGCACGTACTCGAAGTCGCATCGTAGGGGGAATCTTTCTTTCGTAAAGATGCTTTGTGGCCTTTGAAGGTGCCGGTCGTCATTTCTTTCTATATTGTACTACATGAAAGTAGTTTTTATGGGAACGCCGGAATTTGCGGCTTGCTTCTTGAAGCATCTTAAGGAATCTGATGGTATTGACGTGGTGGGCGTTGTCACTCAGCCCGATAGGCCCGCAGGGCGCGGGCGCGTGCTGACTCCGCCGCCGGTAAAGCAGCTTGCGCTTGAATACGGCCTCCCTGTTCTGCAGCCGCTCGATTTGAAGGCTCCGGAATTCGAGGCGGATTTGCGCGCGTTCGGCGCCGACCTTTTTGTTGTTGTCGCATATTCCATTTTGCCGAAGAACATTCTCGCGGTTACGAAATTCGGTGCAGTGAACGTGCACGGGAGCATGTTGCCCAAATACCGTGGTGCAGCTCCGGTGCAACGTGCGATTGCCGATGGCCTTCCCGAGACGGGTGTTACGGTTTTCCGCCTAGACGAGAAGATGGACCACGGCCCTATCCTTTCGCAGA is part of the Fibrobacter sp. UWR2 genome and harbors:
- a CDS encoding type III pantothenate kinase — encoded protein: MKKNLNGAVKAKKKSEPFSFVVDVGNSHTVLGIFKGDKVVDHWRLTTRKETTSDEVMNRIGGLVRFSKIKPAAITHVGLSTVVPALERPWIKALQTLLKRPVQVVSSKNCLDCPIAYPNPASLGSDRLCNVIALRDRGYKDAIVVDMGTATTFDVMKDGGFAGGIIIPGISASLDVLTEKAARLMPVSIEWPDHVIANNTDDAIRAGLLYGFMAELESLVEKIKAEMGRKKVPVFATGGWGQMVMGHSKVIDTYDPYLTLNGVRLVALRGNGAAEIERDSDDE
- a CDS encoding MATE family efflux transporter, with protein sequence MPRKKGGIRDVLVVALPMLLSMSFDTFMTFIDRLFLSKLGPAEMNAALGAGAVQLALTMFFTGAISYTTAMVAQRLGAKKRWDCSRVFMQAVYLSLVCVPLLYLTIPVGHFAFGLEHLPADQLEYQKTYFNILMFGGAITLVRNAAPCFFSGIGETKVVMQAAFVGMIVNVVCNFVLIFGMGPIPALGVAGAAYGTLIGNAVSTIILFAKFFGNSCHRRFRTRYAFAFSWPLCRELLRKGIPSGVEMFLNMSAFQLLILMFHALGPAAATASSVMFNWDMVAYVPLMGLEVASTSLVGRYVGAKDGAAANRSTYSGLRLGWGYSLIIGVLFIFLPGVLTDVFQPDAAGASAEALAIFAEARPMGMFMLRFAALYIFVEVLLVIYAGALRGAGDTFWVMVASALMNWFVALALYVSAYVFDLPAHHAWIAVVAVYSTAPLIFWWRWKSGKWRKHVLEVAS